A window of Bacteroidia bacterium contains these coding sequences:
- a CDS encoding glycosyltransferase family 9 protein, translated as MNKVLVIQTAFIGDVVLMLPVVQSLRLNYPNLEIHVLVRKGNEELVQNREDVNKVWIWDKKEGKLKNLIRLIRLFRKERYDKIINLHRFASTGIITVLSQSKQTIGFDKNPLSAFFTVKVPHKIGKKGDSYFFHEVDRNLSLIQSFCSKLSRKPVLSLSPKHIQTAIQILREYHVDKYICAAPTSVWYTKQWHKDKWIGFFNLVPSQYTIFLLGSKEDYEYVQSIKESCRHDKVVNLAGKLSFLQSAALMKYATMVYVNDSAPLHFASGVNAPTTAIFCSTIPEFGFAPLSEVHHVIEVKDLPCRPCGLHGRKACPLGHFNCAYLIDVQEVLRTLPN; from the coding sequence ATGAACAAAGTTTTAGTTATCCAAACCGCTTTTATTGGTGATGTGGTTTTGATGCTGCCCGTTGTGCAAAGTTTAAGACTGAACTATCCTAATTTAGAAATACATGTTTTAGTTCGTAAAGGGAACGAGGAGCTTGTCCAAAATCGAGAGGATGTCAATAAAGTGTGGATATGGGATAAAAAAGAAGGAAAACTCAAAAATTTAATACGCCTTATCCGACTTTTTAGAAAAGAACGCTATGACAAAATTATCAACTTGCACAGGTTTGCAAGTACAGGAATTATTACGGTACTAAGCCAATCAAAGCAAACTATTGGTTTTGATAAAAATCCACTTTCTGCTTTTTTTACTGTTAAAGTTCCACACAAAATTGGCAAAAAAGGGGATAGTTACTTTTTCCATGAAGTGGACAGGAATTTAAGCTTGATACAATCTTTTTGCAGTAAGCTTTCTCGCAAACCTGTGCTTTCGTTAAGTCCGAAGCATATTCAGACGGCAATACAAATTTTAAGGGAATATCATGTTGATAAGTACATTTGTGCAGCGCCTACTTCTGTGTGGTACACTAAGCAGTGGCACAAAGACAAATGGATAGGATTTTTTAACCTTGTTCCTTCGCAGTATACTATTTTTCTTTTAGGTTCAAAAGAGGATTATGAGTATGTTCAGTCAATAAAAGAAAGTTGTAGGCATGATAAAGTGGTCAATTTAGCAGGTAAGCTAAGTTTTTTACAAAGCGCTGCATTGATGAAATACGCCACTATGGTTTATGTCAATGATTCTGCACCGTTGCATTTTGCCAGTGGCGTAAATGCGCCTACTACGGCTATTTTTTGTAGTACTATTCCTGAATTTGGTTTTGCACCTTTGTCGGAAGTGCATCATGTTATAGAGGTTAAGGATTTGCCTTGTAGACCTTGTGGTTTGCATGGTCGCAAGGCTTGTCCATTAGGTCATTTTAATTGCGCTTACCTTATTGATGTGCAGGAGGTATTAAGAACATTGCCGAATTGA
- a CDS encoding LysM peptidoglycan-binding domain-containing protein: protein MKKAVLFFLSLAVYARIYSQPNKSLSGATSTQKDPINSEIIQRLDSLTYMVYKNARTYPVDTARINKYNFAPELIPDYTDEEYERRLSLIPSVIPLVYHEDVGKFIRMYAKRREQVGRLLGLQSVYFPIFEEALDRHGLPIELKYLPIIESAFNPAATSRAGAVGLWQFIHSTGKMHGLKINSYIDERRDPFKETEAACVLLKTLYEIYGDWHLVLAAYNCGPGTVNRAIQMANGSLNYWIIRQYLPGETRNYVPGFIAAVYIMHYYAEHNLYPKLTDFTYFGDTLHITSYLDLTQFAKNVGIDPDELKAMNPELKRGVVVKSAEPYVLRVPYGINKKVNENRAAYLGAGAVATISPQQQLQQKINDGSIYKEPKNKQITHIVQPGETVSEIAQKYEVSKQDLCAWNNISGDKIWAGKKLYIYKPDESGEIIDKTKLAQTKTAKVNSYSRHNLYSQSQKVIYYTVQNGDSLWLIAHKHGVTVNDLKQWNNLNGNRLQPGQVLIVGKI, encoded by the coding sequence ATGAAAAAGGCAGTCTTGTTCTTTTTAAGCCTAGCGGTATATGCGCGGATTTATTCGCAGCCCAACAAAAGCCTTTCAGGTGCTACCTCTACTCAAAAAGATCCTATCAACAGTGAAATTATTCAACGTTTGGATAGCTTAACTTACATGGTTTATAAAAATGCCCGAACTTATCCAGTAGATACTGCCCGTATTAACAAGTACAATTTTGCTCCTGAACTTATTCCAGACTACACAGACGAAGAATATGAGCGGCGATTGAGTTTAATTCCTTCGGTTATTCCATTAGTGTATCATGAAGATGTAGGAAAATTTATTCGGATGTACGCCAAAAGGCGAGAGCAAGTTGGTAGATTGTTAGGACTGCAGTCTGTTTATTTTCCTATTTTTGAGGAAGCGTTAGACAGGCACGGCTTGCCCATAGAACTGAAATATCTACCAATTATTGAAAGTGCTTTCAATCCTGCGGCTACTTCAAGAGCAGGTGCAGTGGGATTATGGCAGTTTATTCATAGCACGGGTAAAATGCATGGCTTGAAAATTAACTCCTACATAGATGAACGCAGAGATCCTTTTAAGGAAACAGAAGCAGCTTGTGTGCTGCTCAAAACTCTGTACGAAATATACGGCGATTGGCACTTAGTCCTAGCAGCCTACAACTGCGGACCAGGTACTGTCAACCGTGCCATTCAAATGGCAAATGGTTCTCTGAATTATTGGATAATTCGTCAGTATCTTCCTGGGGAAACCCGCAACTACGTACCAGGCTTTATTGCCGCAGTGTACATTATGCACTATTACGCAGAGCATAATCTATATCCTAAACTAACCGACTTTACTTATTTTGGAGATACTTTACACATTACTTCTTACCTTGACCTTACTCAATTTGCCAAAAACGTGGGCATAGATCCTGATGAGCTAAAAGCAATGAATCCTGAACTCAAACGCGGCGTAGTGGTTAAATCGGCTGAACCTTATGTGCTACGCGTACCTTATGGTATCAATAAGAAAGTCAATGAAAACAGGGCAGCTTATCTTGGAGCAGGTGCAGTAGCAACTATTTCGCCACAGCAACAACTTCAACAAAAAATAAACGATGGAAGTATCTACAAAGAACCTAAAAATAAACAAATCACGCATATTGTTCAACCTGGTGAAACTGTAAGTGAAATTGCTCAAAAATATGAGGTCAGCAAGCAAGATCTCTGTGCATGGAACAACATTTCAGGAGATAAAATATGGGCAGGTAAAAAATTATACATCTACAAACCTGACGAAAGTGGCGAAATTATAGACAAAACTAAACTAGCTCAAACTAAAACTGCAAAAGTCAATTCATATTCAAGACATAACCTCTATTCACAATCTCAAAAAGTTATCTACTACACTGTGCAAAATGGAGATTCTTTATGGCTCATTGCTCATAAGCATGGAGTAACTGTCAATGACCTTAAACAGTGGAATAACCTTAACGGCAATAGACTTCAACCTGGGCAAGTCCTCATCGTAGGAAAAATTTGA
- a CDS encoding site-specific DNA-methyltransferase — MLENFRNKVFNEDVLVVLKQLPDNCIDMIYGDPDYNVGINYAGKKYTQKWNDYIDWYIELAKESMRVLKPTGNLFMINYPKQNAYLRVKYLDQNAYDVQDYVWVYNTNIGHSPRRFTTAHRSILHATKSKQNHFYKENVAVPYQNPTDKRIKQRIAQGHTGRMPYSWLYFDLVKNVSKDKTFHSCQIPLGLVELLIKSCTQKNDDVFILFGGSGSEIVLCKELGRNFISCEIHPQYYKMIQERLLNNGKIPAEYRLKSMQERSKMNNPAHLLELFDK, encoded by the coding sequence ATGCTTGAAAATTTTAGAAACAAAGTTTTTAATGAAGATGTGCTTGTAGTTTTGAAGCAATTGCCTGACAACTGTATAGACATGATTTACGGCGACCCTGACTACAACGTAGGTATCAATTACGCAGGAAAAAAATACACCCAAAAATGGAATGACTACATAGATTGGTATATAGAACTAGCCAAAGAAAGTATGCGCGTACTTAAACCGACTGGCAATCTGTTTATGATAAACTACCCCAAGCAAAATGCATATTTAAGAGTGAAGTATTTAGATCAAAATGCGTACGATGTACAGGACTATGTTTGGGTATATAATACAAATATAGGTCATAGTCCACGCCGATTTACTACTGCCCATAGAAGTATTTTACATGCCACTAAAAGCAAACAAAATCATTTCTACAAAGAGAATGTTGCCGTTCCTTATCAAAATCCTACGGACAAACGCATAAAGCAAAGAATAGCCCAAGGGCATACAGGGCGCATGCCTTACTCTTGGCTTTACTTTGACTTAGTAAAAAATGTGAGTAAGGACAAAACTTTTCATTCTTGTCAAATTCCATTGGGCTTAGTGGAGTTACTTATCAAATCTTGCACTCAAAAGAACGATGATGTATTTATCTTATTTGGTGGTAGTGGTTCTGAAATTGTGCTTTGCAAAGAACTTGGACGAAATTTTATTTCGTGCGAAATTCATCCGCAGTACTATAAGATGATACAAGAACGTTTGCTTAATAATGGTAAAATTCCTGCCGAATATCGGCTAAAATCTATGCAAGAACGAAGCAAAATGAACAATCCAGCGCATTTGCTAGAGCTGTTTGACAAATAG